CGCTGGATACCAAGTACTCCTTATACGTTATTATATCGACAATATCCCTCCTAATGTGGGATGCTGTCTCAACATCGTTATACTCAGCAAAGAGCTTTGCGTAACCAAGTATTATATCGGCCAGGGCAGCCCTATAGGAAATTGCGGTGAATCTGTGATAAAGTGCAAAGGTTAGTCCGTAGGGTGCCGCGAACTCGTACTCACCTGCCAGGAACACCCTATCATTCGGAACCTTGACATTATCGAATATGGTCAGCGTCTCAACCTCCACATTAGTCTTACCCATTGGAAACTCATCACCAAGCATATTAATCTCAACCTCCCTCAGTGGCCTAGGTATTAGAACCGTGCCCTTGGCATTGACCGGTAGCGCAAAGGCAACAGCATAATCAGCGTCCTCCTTAACCATATTCCTATAGGGCAGGACAATAAGCTCATTAGCCGCGATGGACTGGGTCGTATGCACCTTAGCACCCCTGACAATGATGCCGTCAGAATCCCTACCAACAATATGAACATATAGGTCTGAGTCCTCCTGTTGATGAGGCCTAAGCATCCTGTCGCCCTTAACGTCCGTCTGGGCAACGGCTATTGTAACATCATCCTTAACAACACGTTCATAATACCTCATAACCCTATCAAAGTAATTAGTACCCCTGATCCTATCGAGTTGCTTAGATGCAATCATAAGTCCAAACAACGCATCTGAACCAATAGTCTTCATAATATTAAACATACCCCTACCAAGCAATGTCGTATTATAAATGAGCTTAAATCTCTCAATAAGATCCTCAGGACTCCTAGGTACTTTGTAAAACCTACTTATCGTACCATACTGCGGATCATCAAACGTCAAATACTTCTTAAGCTCAGGGTCCATCTGCCATCTGTAAAGCTCAGCTGCATGGTTAATCGCAGCCCTTAAAATCTCGTGTGTCGTTACGTCACTCACAAGCTTACCTCTATAATAAATGACCCTACCATCACGCAGACTATTAACATAATCCTCAAAGGACCTAACCATATTCTTAACATTTATGACTAATGATTAATTAGCTTATTTGTTATTAAATTTAAATAGATGCATTGTAATAAATACATATAATATATAGAGAAGATGTTTATTAATAGCTTTCATATATAAAATAGTTCATGGAATTAATAACAAAACAGATAGGAGATACCGAAGTTCAGCTGGTTCCTGAGAGAGATTATGTTTGCGAAATACCTAGTGACAGGGTATGGTATAGGTACTGGCCTCCGAGAATTCCAAGGAGAATGGATTATCCGAAAGTTCCTCTCTTTAATATGGTTGAGGTATCAGCGGCTAGGTATCCAGATAAGGATGTGATAATTTACTATGGCTTCAGAATAAAATATTCAGAGTTCTGGGACTCAATACTTAGATTTTCATCGTTTTTGTATAATTTGGGTATTGATAAGGGCGATAGGGTAGCCATTTATATGCCGAATACGCCTCATTGGTTAATATCATTTTTTGGTATACTAAGGGCTAATGCTATTGCCGTTCCAGTTAATCCATTAGCAGCACCTGACGTGCTTGAGTATATTTTGAGGGAAACTGGGGCTAAGGCTATTATTACGTTATCACAATTATTAACTAGGCTACTTAGCATTAAGGATAGGGTTCCATCTCTGAGATATGTAATTGTTGGTAGATATAGGGATTACCTTCCAGAGAAGCTTGAGTTAAAATTACCGCAATTAATGTTAATGGACCCTGAAGTACCTCAAGGCGTGATTAATTGGAGAGATGCCGTTTCCTTTAATGGTAGTCCACCTCAGGTTAAGGTTACGTATGAGGACCTTGGCGCAATACCGTATACTTCAGGTACAACAGGAATTCCTAAGGGCGTTATGCATAGTCATGGTACAATGTGGGCATCCGCACTAAACGCCGCGGTTTGGTATAATACAGCGCCAAGTGCTATTGTATTAACAGTATTGCCCATATTCCATGTGACGGGGCTCGTGCATTCCGTATTAGTGCCACTTTACGTTGGTGCAACAATGGTATTAATGACAACTTGGGATAGAGAAAACGCAATAGATGCAATTGAGAAGTATGGAATATCTCACTGGACTAGTATATCAACTATGATCGTTGATTTATTAGCAATGCCTGGCATTGAGAAAAGGAACCTTTCGTCATTGATACTGGCTGGTGGTGGCGGTGCTCCAATGCCTGAGGCTGTAGCTAAGAGATTTAAGGAGCTCACTGGCCTTGATTACTTAGCAGGTTACGGATTAACTGAAACATTCTCACAAACACACGTTAATCCACCGCATAGGGTTAAAATTGGCAGTGACTTAGGAATACCGCAGCCCTGCACCGACGCCTTAGTGATAGATCCAGATACGAAGGAAGTTTTACCACAGGGTAAGACGGGAGAGCTCATAATTAGGGGTCCTAATGTGTTTAAAGGCTATTGGAAGAAGCCGGAGGAGACTAAGGAGGCCTTTATAGAGGTTGATGGAAAGCTTTACTTTAGAACTGGGGATGTGACTTATATGGATGATGAGGGCTACTTCTTCTATGTTGATAGGATTAAGAGAATGATTAATAGGGCTGGGTATAAGGTTTGGCCATATAGAGTCGAGAATATTCTATACATGCATCCAGCCATTCTTGAGGTAGCGGTAGTAGCAATACCAGATTTAAGGGTTGGCGAAGAGGTTAAGGCATACGTTGTGCTCAAGCCAGAGTATAAGGGCAAAATTAAGCCTGAAGATATAATACAATGGGCAAAGGAGAGGATGTCGGCATATGAATATCCAAGGATTGTGGAGTTTGTTGATTCATTACCTAAGACAGCCACTGGTAAAATAGACTGGAAAATACTTCAGGAGCAAGAAAGGAAGAAGGTTGGTGGTAAGCAATGAGTCGTGGTATGGTCAGGATATCGATTGCTGGAGGAAATGAAATAGACCCTGGTAGTATGGGTTTAACATTATTTCATGAGCATCTTAGACTAATTACTGAAGTTGTTCGTTGGAATTGGCCTCACCTTTATAATGAGGATGAGGAGCTTAAGCGTGCCATTGACGCTGTTAATGCAGCTAAGAAGTATGGTGTTAAGACTATTATCGATCTTACAGTGGCTGGTATAGGATGTGATGTGAGGTTTAATGAGAAGGTTGCTAAGGCCACGGGTGTTAACATAATAATGGGTACCGGATTTTATACGTATACGGAAATTCCATTTTACTTTAAGAATAGAGGCATTGATTCTTTAGTCGACGCCTTTGTTCATGACATAACAATAGGTATACAGGGAACAAATACAAGGGCAGCCTTTGTTAAGGCGGTTATTGACTCATCAGGGCTTACTAAGGATGTGGAAATGGCTATTAGGGCCGCAGCTAAGGCTCACATAAAGACTGATGTGCCAATAATAACTCATTCCTTTGTTGGCAATAAGTCGAGCCTTGATCTCATAAGGATATTCAAGGAAGAAGGTGTGGACTTGGCAAGGACTGTGATTGGACATGTTGGTGATACTGATGATATTTCATTCATTGAGCAAATATTGAGGGAAGGTGCATTTATTGGCCTCGATAGGTTCGGTCTTGATATATACCTACCTCTCGATAAGAGGGTAAAGACCGCAATAGAGCTTATTAAGAGGGGATGGATTGATCAATTATTGTTATCGCATGATTATTGCCCAACTATTGATTGGTATCCACCAGAGGTTGTGAGGAGTACGGTGCCTGATTGGACAATGACCTTAATATTTGAGAAGGTAATACCGAGAATGAGAAGTGAGGGTATAACTGAGGAACAAATAAACAGAGTACTAATAGATAATCCAAGAAGGTTATTTACTGGTAGGTAGTAATTATTGATATTAAGATATGGAACTTACTAATCTTTTGAGTTTTATTAATGAAATAAGGGAAACGGATTAAAGTCTCACTATTCGTCATCAACGAATACTTACCCATTCAATAAATGGTAAATAATTGGATTTAAATGCATCCATAATAGGCCATGGACTTATTAAGGCAATTACGCCGATTTGTACTGATTTTCAGGTTAATTGGATTATTGATCGAGGTATAGCAATTCGATTTCATCCCTAATTATTGGTAATATTAATACCCAACCAATTCCTGGTTCATAATTAATAACGACACCCTTAGCCTCATAATACTCCTTAGGGCCAGCCTTGATTATGACTGTCGAGAGCTTTAACGGATTATTGGGCTTTTTCGGGAGTAGGTAGTATCCGTGCACTCTGTTTGCACGTACTAATTTAAGTCTCATTGGGACCATGGGATTAAAACAATTGATAAGTGCTTTTCCTTTGTAATACACAGAAATTACTCAATATTTGTTAAGAAGTTGCATGAAATACCTAATTAAATGATCAATATTAATAATGTAATTACTAAATTCCTGGACATTGCTGCAAATTCTAGAGGTGCATTACCTCCGTATAAGTATGGTACTACCTCAGAACCCGATAATGAACTCATAGTAACATCATTGAGAAATACACAGATCAATCGATCAAGAATAAGTAAGTTAAATGTAAGTATTAATCATGATTTCTTGGTTATTGATGGATCAAGCAGAAGCTTTAGTACGCACAATTTTAAGCTCTTTATAACCGGTGTTGCGGCATACGGTGCTGGGAACCCAATAATTACGTATCCGGAGACCACGTTTGGTAAACCAATCAATGTTGACTGGGGATTTGCAGGATTAAAAGCACCACCGGATGTCTTAAAGGCTATTGAGGAAAACAATGCGATCAGTGGTTATATTAGGACTAGAAGCCTTGAGGGTGATTACTTCATTGAGTATGATGACGGCGTTGTAGTTGATGAGGTCAGAATGGGTCTTGAGACAAGATTCATAGATTCCTTAATGAATAGTAAGCTCCTTAATAATAACCTCCTCGTTATTGATGGACCCATATACCTGGCAATGAAAGAGAGGAGGAGATTGGCTGACATGAGGATCAACGTGATGAATAGGCTTAGTAATTCCGGGATCCCAACTGTTGGTGTTGTTAAGAGAGTCGAAGGTTCTGGGAAGCTGTGTAGAAATTCCGTGCTCAATGCCGTAGAAAACAACGTCAAGGATTTTAATATTGACATTAATAATTGTAATGATGCTGCATTCATGTATCGACCGGGCCAGACCCTAGGTATTGGTGTTGGTGAAGCCTTGGTTTTAGGACCATTGAAGATAGGTTCGGTGAAGCAGAGAGAGAGCATAATTAGGGGTTAAACATGATAGGTGGAGTAGGTATAATGGATGTTAAGTGGAGAAGTGAAGAACAAATACTAGAGAAGGTAGGATTAAAGAAGCATGCCGGTGAAATAACCTATGCACAGGATGGGGTTGCCGTAATAAAGAGCTATGCATTAAGAACCCATACAATCACAATAAAGGCACTACCACCACAAGTAAAACGTAGAAGCCATAAATAAAATGTAGAATTAAGTATGATAAAACGCATCACAAAACATTAATTATCATAATCCCACCTAAAATCCACGGGCAAAAACTTAAAAACCATGAACAAAAACACTCCAATGGCCCCGTAGCTCAGCCAGGATAGAGCGGCGGCCTCCTAAGCCGTAGGTCGTGGGTTCGAATCCCACCGGGGCCGCCAGTTGATTTATTATATTAATAGGTTATTGTTAATATTGATGTAATAATATACTTTATTTAATGAGAATATAATTAAGCTAAAGTATGCATGCTTTTAATGGTATGGGTAAGTTGGATGGTAGAGTGTCGATGGTAACGGGGGCAGGGAGTGGTATTGGTAGGGCTATTGCGTTATTATTTGCTAGTGAAGGTTCTAAAGTAGTTGTTACTGATGTTAATGATAAGGGCGGTGAGGAGACTGCAAATATGATTAGGGGTAATGGTGGCGATGCCTTATTCGTACATGCTGATGTTTCTAGGGCATCTGATTGCGAGAATGCCATTAGGGAAGCCGTAAAGCGTTATGGTCAGTTGGATATTCTCGTTAATAATGCAGGTATTGACTTACCGAGGGCAAGCCTTCGGCTGATTTTTCTGAGGATGAGTTCGATAAGGTCATTAGCGTAAATTTAAAGGGCGCTTGGTTAATGAGTAAGTACGCAATACCCGAAATGTTAAGGCGTAGTAAGGGCATTATCGTAAATATTGCCTCAGTGGCTGGTATAAGGCCATTACCACTAGCAATGCCCTACTCAGTATCTAAGGCGGGATTAATAATGCTTACAAAGAGTATGGCCGTGGAGTATGGTAATCGTGGAATTAGAGTTAATGCGATAGCGCCAGGGTGGGTCAGTACACCAATGGCTGTTAGGGCAGCATCTGCTTATGGAACAACCTATGAAGAGTTCACAAAACAATTCCTTCAAAGGATACCACTAGGTAGATTTGCCGATCCAACTGAAATAGCTAAGGTCGTGCTTTTTCTGGCATCCGATGACTCATCATACATGAATGGAGCTGTGGTTGTGGTTGATGGCGCAATATCTATAGCTTGATAAAGCTAACATAATATTGAATTTAAAATTAAAAATAAATATTTTTACATTTACAAATCGAAATAGTAGATTTATATTTTGGGATAGAAAGTAAGATAATAGTGGAACCAAGTCCTGATGGAGCACCGATCTTATTATTATAGTTAAGTTGATTAGTACTTATTTGTTGAGTTTTAGTGAATGGTTAGGAGCGTTTATTTGATTTTGTTTGTTAAGGGGCTGCGGACCTTTGTTTTTGGTATTGTTAGTGTTTTGACGCCTATTTACCTTGCCATGCTGGGTTTTTCACCTATTTATGTCGGTGTTTCCCTGTTCTTTGTGGTTCTTGGTAATGTATTTTCTAACATATTGTTGACTTGGTTTGGTGATGTTATTGGTAGGGGGAGGTTGTTGATTATTTTCAGTTTTCTTATGTTTATGTCCGGAGTATTGTTGTTTTCATTCTCGTTATATCTGGTGATTGCATTGGCGCTATTTATTGGCAATGTAAGTACTACGGGGACCGAGACAGGTCCTTTTCAGTCTGTTGAGGTTGGTGTCTTGCCGAGATTTACAGGTAATAGGTTGGGTAGAGTTTTGGGTGTGTATAATTTAATTGGTTATTCTGCCTCGTCAATCGGTGCTCTCGCTTCCTCGTTACCGGCATATTTAGGTAATAGTCTGTATGTCATCAGGTCTATGTACCTGGTTTATGCCATCGCTGGTTTAGTTATGATTATCGTTTACAGCGCATTAGGTGGCATTGAGTCGTCAAGAAAGGGTATTGGCTTAAGGAGGTTAAATAGGTCTGCCGTTATTGATATTAGGAATTTATCAGTATTGTACTCGATGGATGCCTTTGGCGGTGGGTTAATAACGCAGTCCTTATTATCGTATTGGTTTTATGTTCGTTACAACGTGTCTTTAAGGGAATTGGGTGTTGTGTTCATGGTCGTTAATATAATTACTGCATTGTCATTAGTGATTGCTCCGCTCATAGCTGAGAGGATTGGTAATTTAAGGACTATGGTATATACGCACATTTTATCAAATGTATTTCTGATCCTAATACCATTCGCCGGAACATTTCCTGGAAGCCTCGCATTTCTTCTGTTAAGGCAGAGTGTTTCTCAGATGGATGTGCCAACTAGGCAGGCGTTTATGGCACAGATATTCAGTGATGAGGAAAGGGTTGCCGCTAACGCAATAACGAATACGGCAAGGAGCATTAGTTCCCTGCCTGGATCACCGATAGTTGGTGATTTAATATCACTAGGACTTTATTCCTTACCTTTCGTGATTAGTGGATCAGTAAAGATTATTTACGACCTAACAATATACTTTATGTATAGAGGAAGGGCTAAGTAGTGTCATGAACTTTTGCTCATACCTTCTAGGTGAAGTATGTGATGAACTTACGATAATTACTTGTCAAACAGATGAAATTGTGCATATTTTTGGTAGATATTATCAGTAAGCTTTTTATATCTGAAATAGAAAGTAATTAGGAATGTCAGTACCATTCCCAATGATGTCAGGATCCACCATAGTCCTTTATTACCCATTTAACGGCAATTCACCAAGAAGGAAGATACCCGAGGGCATTAGGATCCTTGAGAGGAAATACTATGATTTAGGCTCCCTTCTTTGGTTTATTGAGGCTTGGTATTGGGAACCGAGGGATGGCAACTTTTACTTTGAGAAGGGCTCGGATATGCATCCGAAGGTGCCAGCCGTGTACCTAGTTCTACCGCCACCAAGTGCTTCACCGCAGAAGGTGGCTACTGATGGTGGGTCAGGGAAAGTTGACGATACTAATAAGCATTTCATCTTCTTATCATTTATGCTTATGCCAGTGCTATACATAATTAATGCCATGATTTTGAACATAAGCGCTCGGGTAAGTACGTACACATTAGATGTTATTCATGAAGCTTCCTCATTTGTCATTACCAGGAACGTTAACATTGACCTGGGGTTTGGCGAAACATAGCTTTAGTAGTACGTAGCTTAGGGATGGAGGATTGAGCTGAGGATACTTGTTGTACTCAGTGGTCGGTTTTCACATCACCTC
This is a stretch of genomic DNA from Vulcanisaeta moutnovskia 768-28. It encodes these proteins:
- a CDS encoding DNA double-strand break repair nuclease NurA, producing the protein MININNVITKFLDIAANSRGALPPYKYGTTSEPDNELIVTSLRNTQINRSRISKLNVSINHDFLVIDGSSRSFSTHNFKLFITGVAAYGAGNPIITYPETTFGKPINVDWGFAGLKAPPDVLKAIEENNAISGYIRTRSLEGDYFIEYDDGVVVDEVRMGLETRFIDSLMNSKLLNNNLLVIDGPIYLAMKERRRLADMRINVMNRLSNSGIPTVGVVKRVEGSGKLCRNSVLNAVENNVKDFNIDINNCNDAAFMYRPGQTLGIGVGEALVLGPLKIGSVKQRESIIRG
- a CDS encoding 4-hydroxyphenylacetate 3-hydroxylase N-terminal domain-containing protein — its product is MVRSFEDYVNSLRDGRVIYYRGKLVSDVTTHEILRAAINHAAELYRWQMDPELKKYLTFDDPQYGTISRFYKVPRSPEDLIERFKLIYNTTLLGRGMFNIMKTIGSDALFGLMIASKQLDRIRGTNYFDRVMRYYERVVKDDVTIAVAQTDVKGDRMLRPHQQEDSDLYVHIVGRDSDGIIVRGAKVHTTQSIAANELIVLPYRNMVKEDADYAVAFALPVNAKGTVLIPRPLREVEINMLGDEFPMGKTNVEVETLTIFDNVKVPNDRVFLAGEYEFAAPYGLTFALYHRFTAISYRAALADIILGYAKLFAEYNDVETASHIRRDIVDIITYKEYLVSSAIASAEKCIRDPNTGICIPNPIYTNVGKLTANAKYLDAVKDMIDVAGGLLADIPSTSELSNPTEEKYMVKYLVGKKGTDARTRIRLFQVAREFLSALGALLSVGMIHAEGSIEASVIELYRSYNYDISRTAALYNADLAKIDDIKKLLEWW
- a CDS encoding SDR family NAD(P)-dependent oxidoreductase — encoded protein: MSVNLKGAWLMSKYAIPEMLRRSKGIIVNIASVAGIRPLPLAMPYSVSKAGLIMLTKSMAVEYGNRGIRVNAIAPGWVSTPMAVRAASAYGTTYEEFTKQFLQRIPLGRFADPTEIAKVVLFLASDDSSYMNGAVVVVDGAISIA
- a CDS encoding MFS transporter — its product is MVRSVYLILFVKGLRTFVFGIVSVLTPIYLAMLGFSPIYVGVSLFFVVLGNVFSNILLTWFGDVIGRGRLLIIFSFLMFMSGVLLFSFSLYLVIALALFIGNVSTTGTETGPFQSVEVGVLPRFTGNRLGRVLGVYNLIGYSASSIGALASSLPAYLGNSLYVIRSMYLVYAIAGLVMIIVYSALGGIESSRKGIGLRRLNRSAVIDIRNLSVLYSMDAFGGGLITQSLLSYWFYVRYNVSLRELGVVFMVVNIITALSLVIAPLIAERIGNLRTMVYTHILSNVFLILIPFAGTFPGSLAFLLLRQSVSQMDVPTRQAFMAQIFSDEERVAANAITNTARSISSLPGSPIVGDLISLGLYSLPFVISGSVKIIYDLTIYFMYRGRAK
- a CDS encoding phosphotriesterase is translated as MSRGMVRISIAGGNEIDPGSMGLTLFHEHLRLITEVVRWNWPHLYNEDEELKRAIDAVNAAKKYGVKTIIDLTVAGIGCDVRFNEKVAKATGVNIIMGTGFYTYTEIPFYFKNRGIDSLVDAFVHDITIGIQGTNTRAAFVKAVIDSSGLTKDVEMAIRAAAKAHIKTDVPIITHSFVGNKSSLDLIRIFKEEGVDLARTVIGHVGDTDDISFIEQILREGAFIGLDRFGLDIYLPLDKRVKTAIELIKRGWIDQLLLSHDYCPTIDWYPPEVVRSTVPDWTMTLIFEKVIPRMRSEGITEEQINRVLIDNPRRLFTGR
- a CDS encoding SDR family NAD(P)-dependent oxidoreductase; the encoded protein is MHAFNGMGKLDGRVSMVTGAGSGIGRAIALLFASEGSKVVVTDVNDKGGEETANMIRGNGGDALFVHADVSRASDCENAIREAVKRYGQLDILVNNAGIDLPRASLRLIFLRMSSIRSLA
- a CDS encoding long-chain-fatty-acid--CoA ligase, with translation MELITKQIGDTEVQLVPERDYVCEIPSDRVWYRYWPPRIPRRMDYPKVPLFNMVEVSAARYPDKDVIIYYGFRIKYSEFWDSILRFSSFLYNLGIDKGDRVAIYMPNTPHWLISFFGILRANAIAVPVNPLAAPDVLEYILRETGAKAIITLSQLLTRLLSIKDRVPSLRYVIVGRYRDYLPEKLELKLPQLMLMDPEVPQGVINWRDAVSFNGSPPQVKVTYEDLGAIPYTSGTTGIPKGVMHSHGTMWASALNAAVWYNTAPSAIVLTVLPIFHVTGLVHSVLVPLYVGATMVLMTTWDRENAIDAIEKYGISHWTSISTMIVDLLAMPGIEKRNLSSLILAGGGGAPMPEAVAKRFKELTGLDYLAGYGLTETFSQTHVNPPHRVKIGSDLGIPQPCTDALVIDPDTKEVLPQGKTGELIIRGPNVFKGYWKKPEETKEAFIEVDGKLYFRTGDVTYMDDEGYFFYVDRIKRMINRAGYKVWPYRVENILYMHPAILEVAVVAIPDLRVGEEVKAYVVLKPEYKGKIKPEDIIQWAKERMSAYEYPRIVEFVDSLPKTATGKIDWKILQEQERKKVGGKQ